A single genomic interval of Longimicrobium sp. harbors:
- a CDS encoding shikimate kinase: MADSPVERVVLVGFMCAGKSAVGELLARRLGWAFVDLDRLIEEREGRPVREIFAVQGEPAFRRIEAELSDSVAVWARMVLAPGGGWMGNAFRGELPVDGTVRVWLRVSAEEVVRRGAAAPGVRPLLAGPDPLSAARRLLAEREPSYSRAELSVDTEGRTPEQVADAVERAVLGVGR; encoded by the coding sequence ATGGCTGATTCCCCGGTCGAGCGGGTGGTGCTGGTCGGCTTCATGTGCGCCGGCAAGTCCGCGGTGGGGGAGCTGCTGGCGCGGCGGCTGGGGTGGGCCTTCGTGGACCTGGACCGGCTGATCGAGGAGCGCGAGGGGCGCCCCGTCCGCGAGATCTTTGCGGTCCAGGGCGAGCCGGCTTTCCGCCGCATCGAGGCGGAGTTGAGCGACTCGGTGGCGGTCTGGGCGCGGATGGTGCTTGCTCCGGGCGGCGGGTGGATGGGCAACGCGTTTCGCGGTGAGCTGCCGGTGGATGGCACGGTGCGCGTGTGGCTGCGCGTCTCGGCGGAGGAGGTGGTGCGGCGCGGTGCGGCGGCGCCGGGTGTGCGCCCGCTCCTGGCCGGCCCCGACCCCCTCTCCGCCGCCCGCCGCCTCCTCGCCGAGCGCGAGCCCTCGTACTCCCGCGCCGAGCTCTCCGTGGACACCGAAGGCCGCACGCCCGAGCAGGTCGCGGACGCGGTTGAGCGGGCGGTGCTGGGGGTGGGTCGGTGA